A portion of the Magnolia sinica isolate HGM2019 chromosome 17, MsV1, whole genome shotgun sequence genome contains these proteins:
- the LOC131230822 gene encoding MDIS1-interacting receptor like kinase 2-like isoform X4: MVIRKSLSLAFLLILPAFLSSHATAAASTLREAKALMKWKASLLPAPALHSWSLPATNASTNTISPCKWIGISCNGLRTVTKISLPNAGLQGKLHTLSFPSFPNLVHLNLSGNTLTGTIPAHIGTLQKLNSLDLSANEITGSIPLEMGNLVNLNKLVLSINQISGSIPPQIRNLQDLVQLKLNQNNLTGTIPPALSNLSSLTILYLFDNQIHGSIPLEIGNLMNLNELALYQNNLTGRIPPLLGNLRNLEFLYVYDNQFSGSIPPEIGNLINLKGLDLYSNFLTGSIPSAFGNLTKLTILHLPDNQISGSIPQELGNLVNLKSLILSRNLLTGSIPFTLGKLTMLQILYIVQNQISGTIPSELGNFKNLVEISFSQNNLTGLIPPSLGDLSNLSILYLYENQVSGSIPPEIGKLINLKEVDLSSNILTGSIPSSLGNLTNLTILQLFENEISGSIPPQIGNLQDLVQLTLFQNNLTGPIPPALGSLRNLTVLNLHDNQVSGSIPPEIGNLVNLEELSMSSNLLTGSIPSTLGNLSMLTVFHLFGNQLSNSIPPEIGNLKNLVELELYENNLTGPIPPVFGNLSSLALLYLRDNQISGSIPLEIGNLVNLEELSMSSNLLTGSIPSTFGNLSMLTKLYLYENQISGTIPAELGNLENLEEISLYSNLLTGSIPSSLGNLTKLTFLALFDCQLSGSLPQEMANMTNLSRLYLDGNNIFGNLPQLCHGGSLEVFSAPSNHFTGVIPTSFRNCTSLTKVRLNGNRLTANVSEAFGVYPHLTFMDISDNLLFGELSPNWGECQNLTKLQFSGNMITGRIPHEIGQLVQLGVLGLSSNHLVGEIPKEFGRLTSLFQLTLNDNQLSGQVPHEIGNLSNLEVLDLSMNHLSGPIPPQLGDCSKLQALNLSKNVFNGSIPFQIGNLVYLQVLLDLSHNSLNGEISPQLGKLIRLEKLNLSHNMLSGSIPPSFEEMLSLQSIDFSYNALEGRLPNNKAFQKAPEEAFIKNKGLCGEVKGLRPCNASLTSDGDAKKGHRVVIIIILPVLGALLLSSLIAGISFIYYQKRRNIKKEVLERSSKNPFSIWNYDGIAVFEDIIEVTEGFDDKYCIGIGGYGKVYKANLPMGHVVAVKKLHPLEGGDPSDQRSFRNEIQALTEIRHRNIVKLFGFCSHARCSFLVYEYMERGSLASILSNDERAAELDWTLRVKVIKELEASVSDFGTARLLIPDSSNWTMLAGTCGYIAPELAYTMRVTEKCDVYSFGVVALEVMMGRHPGELISSLSSSTRQDTPLKDMLDQRLSVPMSDVAQEVVFVVSMALSCIHPDPDSRPTMHHVAQELTVGRPSISLEPFNVLTLRQLMDLKL, encoded by the exons ATGGTTATACGTAAATCTCTCTCGCTTGCTTTTCTACTCATTTTGCCGGCTTTTCTTTCTTCCCatgcaacagcagcagcatcGACGCTCAGAGAAGCCAAGGCTCTCATGAAATGGAAAGCCAGTCTCTTGCCAGCACCAGCTCTCCATTCATGGTCCCTTCCTGCTACTAATGCCAGCACCAACACAATCTCTCCATGCAAATGGATTGGGATCTCATGCAATGGCCTTAGAACCGTAACAAAGATAAGTTTACCTAATGCAGGCTTGCAAGGTAAGCTCCATACCTTAAGCTTCCCATCATTTCCAAACCTAGTTCATCTCAATCTCAGTGGCAATACCCTCACTGGAACCATCCCAGCCCATATTGGCACTCTTCAAAAACTCAACTCCCTCGATCTGTCAGCAAATGAAATAACTGGATCAATACCTCTTGAAATGGGGAATCTTGTGAATTTGAATAAGCTAGTCTTATCCATT AATCAAATCTCTGGCTCTATTCCTCCACAGATCAGAAATCTGCAAGATCTTGTTCAGTTGAAGTTGAACCAAAACAATCTGACTGGTACAATCCCTCCTGCTCTAAGTAATTTAAGTAGCCTTACAATTTTGTATTTGTTTGACAATCAGATTCATGGGTCAATTCCACTAGAAATAgggaatttaatgaatctcaATGAACTAGCATTGTACcaaaacaatctgactggtcGAATTCCTCCTCTTttgggtaatttgagaaaccttgaATTTTTGTATGTCTACGACAATCAATTTTCTGGTTCAATTCCGCCTGAAATAGGGAATTTGATTAATCTCAAGGGGCTTGATTTGTATAGTAACTTTCTAACAGGTTCGATACCCTCCGCTTTTGGGAACTTGACAAAGCTGACTATCCTCCACCTCCCTGACAATCAAATTTCTGGCTCTATTCCTCAAGAATTAGGGAATCTGGTTAATCTCAAGAGTCTTATTCTGTCGCGtaaccttctaacaggttctatccctttcACATTAGGGAAATTGACCATGCTCCAAATTTTGTATATAGTACAAAATCAGATTTCAGGCACAATTCCATCAGAATTAGGGAatttcaagaatttggttgagaTATCTTTTTCCCAAAACAATCTAACTGGTCTGATCCCTCCTTCTTTAGGTGATTTGAGCAAcctttcaattttgtatttatacGAAAACCAggtttctggttcaattccaccaGAAATAGGGAAACTGATTAATCTAAAAGAAGTTGACTTGTCCAGTAAcattctaacaggttctatcccttccagtTTAGGGAATTTGACAAATCTGACAATCCTTCAGCTCTTTGAGAATGAAATCTCTGGCTCAATTCCTCCACAGATTGGGAATCTACAGGATCTGGTTCAGTTGACGTTGTTCcaaaacaatctgactggtccaatccctcctgctttaggtagTTTGAGGAACCTTACAGTTTTGAATTTACATGACAACCaagtttctggttcaattccaccaGAAATAGGGAATTTGGTTAATCTGGAGGAGCTTTCCATGTCCAGtaaccttctaacaggttctatcccttccactttagggaacttgtCCATGCTCACTGTTTTTCACCTGTTCGGAAATCAATTATCTAATTCAATACCTCCAGAAATAGGGAATCTAAAGAATCTGGTTGAGCTAGAATTGTATGaaaacaatctgactggtccaATCCCCCCTGTTTTCGGTAATTTGAGCAGCCTTGCACTTTTGTATCTCCGTGACAaccaaatttctggttcaattccccTAGAAATAGGGAATTTGGTTAATCTAGAGGAGCTTTCCATGTCCAGTAAtcttctaacaggttctatcccttccacgtTTGGGAACTTGTCCATGCTCACAAAATTGTATTTATACGAAAATCAGATATCAGGCACAATTCCTGCAGAGTTAGGGAATCTTGAGAATTTGGAGGAGATATCGTTGTACAGtaaccttctaacaggttctatcccttctaGTTTAGGAAACTTGACCAAGCTTACTTTTTTGGCCCTTTTTGATTGTCAATTATCTGGTTCCTTGCCTCAAGAAATGGCAAACATGACAAATCTTTCCAGACTCTATTTGGATGGCAACAACATCTTTGGCAATTTACCTCAGTTATGCCATGGTGGATCTCTTGAAGTATTCTCTGCACCAAGCAACCATTTCACTGGCGTGATTCCGACAAGCTTCAGAAACTGCACTAGCTTAACAAAAGTGCGACTCAATGGGAACCGACTCACGGCGAATGTATCAGAAGCCTTTGGTGTATACCCGCATCTCACGTTCATGGATATCAGTGACAACTTGTTGTTTGGTGAACTCTCACCGAACTGGGGAGAATGCCAAAACTTAACAAAGCTACAATTCTCCGGGAACATGATCACCGGTAGAATTCCTCACGAGATTGGGCAGCTGGTGCAGCTAGGAGTGCTTGGTCTTTCTTCGAACCATCTAGTAGGAGAGATTCCAAAGGAATTTGGGAGGCTGACTTCTTTGTTCCAATTGACTTTAAATGATAACCAGCTCTCTGGTCAGGTACCACATGAGATTGGAAACCTATCCAATTTGGAGGTTCTTGACTTGTCAATGAATCATTTAAGTGGGCCAATACCACCTCAATTAGGGGATTGCTCCAAACTCCAGGCTTTGAATTTGAGCAAAAATGTTTTCAATGGAAGCATTCCTTTTCAGATCGGCAATCTAGTATACCTACAGGTCTTACTAGATCTAAGTCATAACTCCCTGAATGGAGAGATATCCCCACAACTTGGGAAGTTGATTCGGCTCGAAAAGTTAAACCTCTCCCACAACATGCTGTCAGGTTCCATTCCACCTTCTTTTGAAGAGATGTTGAGCTTGcaatccattgatttttcatacaatgctTTGGAAGGTCGTCTTCCCAACAACAAAGCCTTTCAGAAAGCTCCAGAAGAggcatttataaaaaataaaggcTTATGTGGCGAAGTGAAAGGTTTGCGGCCTTGTAATGCCTCTTTAACAAGTGATGGCGATGCAAAGAAAGGTCACAGAGTCGTGATCATCATTATTCTTCCTGTCCTGGGGGCTTTGCTTCTTTCATCTTTAATCGCTGGCATTTCTTTCATTTATTatcaaaaaagaagaaatataaagaaaGAGGTTCTCGAAAGGAGCAGCAaaaatccattttcaatatggaattatgatggaATTGCTGTGTTTGAAGACATTATAGAAGTGACAGAGGGTTTTGATGATAAATATTGCATTGGAATTGGAGGGTATGGAAAAGTTTACAAGGCAAATCTACCAATGGGTCACGTTGTGGCTGTGAAGAAACTTCACCCACTTGAAGGCGGGGATCCATCtgatcaaagaagttttagaaatgagatacaagcaTTAACAGAAATCCGCCATCGTAATATTGTGAAGCTTTTTGGCTTCTGTTCCCATGCTCGATGCTCATTTCTAGTCTACGAGTATATGGAAAGGGGAAGCTTGGCCAGCATCCTAAGCAATGATGAAAGAGCTGCAGAGTTGGACTGGACTCTAAGAGTGAAGGTTATTAAAG AGCTTGAGGCTAGTGTCTCTGACTTTGGCACTGCACGATTGCTGATACCCGATTCATCTAATTGGACCATGCTCGCAGGCACTTGTGGTTACATCGCTCCCG AGCTTGCATATACAATGAGGGTGACTGAAAAATGCGATGTATATAGCTTTGGTGTTGTGGCACTTGAAGTGATGATGGGAAGGCATCCTGGGGAGCTCATCTCCTCTTTGTCATCATCAACTAGACAAGATACACCACTAAAGGATATGTTGGACCAACGTCTCTCAGTTCCGATGTCTGATGTTGCACAGGAAGTTGTATTTGTGGTGTCCATGGCACTATCTTGCATTCATCCGGATCCAGACTCTCGGCCGACTATGCACCACGTGGCTCAGGAGCTAACTGTTGGTAGGCCATCTATCTCTCTAGAGCCATTCAATGTACTTACATTACGTCAACTGATGGATCTTAAGCTATAA
- the LOC131230822 gene encoding MDIS1-interacting receptor like kinase 2-like isoform X3 — MVIRKSLSLAFLLILPAFLSSHATAAASTLREAKALMKWKASLLPAPALHSWSLPATNASTNTISPCKWIGISCNGLRTVTKISLPNAGLQGKLHTLSFPSFPNLVHLNLSGNTLTGTIPAHIGTLQKLNSLDLSANEITGSIPLEMGNLVNLNKLVLSINQISGSIPPQIRNLQDLVQLKLNQNNLTGTIPPALSNLSSLTILYLFDNQIHGSIPLEIGNLMNLNELALYQNNLTGRIPPLLGNLRNLEFLYVYDNQFSGSIPPEIGNLINLKGLDLYSNFLTGSIPSAFGNLTKLTILHLPDNQISGSIPQELGNLVNLKSLILSRNLLTGSIPFTLGKLTMLQILYIVQNQISGTIPSELGNFKNLVEISFSQNNLTGLIPPSLGDLSNLSILYLYENQVSGSIPPEIGKLINLKEVDLSSNILTGSIPSSLGNLTNLTILQLFENEISGSIPPQIGNLQDLVQLTLFQNNLTGPIPPALGSLRNLTVLNLHDNQVSGSIPPEIGNLVNLEELSMSSNLLTGSIPSTLGNLSMLTVFHLFGNQLSNSIPPEIGNLKNLVELELYENNLTGPIPPVFGNLSSLALLYLRDNQISGSIPLEIGNLVNLEELSMSSNLLTGSIPSTFGNLSMLTKLYLYENQISGTIPAELGNLENLEEISLYSNLLTGSIPSSLGNLTKLTFLALFDCQLSGSLPQEMANMTNLSRLYLDGNNIFGNLPQLCHGGSLEVFSAPSNHFTGVIPTSFRNCTSLTKVRLNGNRLTANVSEAFGVYPHLTFMDISDNLLFGELSPNWGECQNLTKLQFSGNMITGRIPHEIGQLVQLGVLGLSSNHLVGEIPKEFGRLTSLFQLTLNDNQLSGQVPHEIGNLSNLEVLDLSMNHLSGPIPPQLGDCSKLQALNLSKNVFNGSIPFQIGNLVYLQVLLDLSHNSLNGEISPQLGKLIRLEKLNLSHNMLSGSIPPSFEEMLSLQSIDFSYNALEGRLPNNKAFQKAPEEAFIKNKGLCGEVKGLRPCNASLTSDGDAKKGHRVVIIIILPVLGALLLSSLIAGISFIYYQKRRNIKKEVLERSSKNPFSIWNYDGIAVFEDIIEVTEGFDDKYCIGIGGYGKVYKANLPMGHVVAVKKLHPLEGGDPSDQRSFRNEIQALTEIRHRNIVKLFGFCSHARCSFLVYEYMERGSLASILSNDERAAELDWTLRVKVIKGVAHALSYMHHDCTLPIVHRDLSSNNVLLNLELEASVSDFGTARLLIPDSSNWTMLAGTCGYIAPELAYTMRVTEKCDVYSFGVVALEVMMGRHPGELISSLSSSTRQDTPLKDMLDQRLSVPMSDVAQEVVFVVSMALSCIHPDPDSRPTMHHVAQELTVGRPSISLEPFNVLTLRQLMDLKL, encoded by the exons ATGGTTATACGTAAATCTCTCTCGCTTGCTTTTCTACTCATTTTGCCGGCTTTTCTTTCTTCCCatgcaacagcagcagcatcGACGCTCAGAGAAGCCAAGGCTCTCATGAAATGGAAAGCCAGTCTCTTGCCAGCACCAGCTCTCCATTCATGGTCCCTTCCTGCTACTAATGCCAGCACCAACACAATCTCTCCATGCAAATGGATTGGGATCTCATGCAATGGCCTTAGAACCGTAACAAAGATAAGTTTACCTAATGCAGGCTTGCAAGGTAAGCTCCATACCTTAAGCTTCCCATCATTTCCAAACCTAGTTCATCTCAATCTCAGTGGCAATACCCTCACTGGAACCATCCCAGCCCATATTGGCACTCTTCAAAAACTCAACTCCCTCGATCTGTCAGCAAATGAAATAACTGGATCAATACCTCTTGAAATGGGGAATCTTGTGAATTTGAATAAGCTAGTCTTATCCATT AATCAAATCTCTGGCTCTATTCCTCCACAGATCAGAAATCTGCAAGATCTTGTTCAGTTGAAGTTGAACCAAAACAATCTGACTGGTACAATCCCTCCTGCTCTAAGTAATTTAAGTAGCCTTACAATTTTGTATTTGTTTGACAATCAGATTCATGGGTCAATTCCACTAGAAATAgggaatttaatgaatctcaATGAACTAGCATTGTACcaaaacaatctgactggtcGAATTCCTCCTCTTttgggtaatttgagaaaccttgaATTTTTGTATGTCTACGACAATCAATTTTCTGGTTCAATTCCGCCTGAAATAGGGAATTTGATTAATCTCAAGGGGCTTGATTTGTATAGTAACTTTCTAACAGGTTCGATACCCTCCGCTTTTGGGAACTTGACAAAGCTGACTATCCTCCACCTCCCTGACAATCAAATTTCTGGCTCTATTCCTCAAGAATTAGGGAATCTGGTTAATCTCAAGAGTCTTATTCTGTCGCGtaaccttctaacaggttctatccctttcACATTAGGGAAATTGACCATGCTCCAAATTTTGTATATAGTACAAAATCAGATTTCAGGCACAATTCCATCAGAATTAGGGAatttcaagaatttggttgagaTATCTTTTTCCCAAAACAATCTAACTGGTCTGATCCCTCCTTCTTTAGGTGATTTGAGCAAcctttcaattttgtatttatacGAAAACCAggtttctggttcaattccaccaGAAATAGGGAAACTGATTAATCTAAAAGAAGTTGACTTGTCCAGTAAcattctaacaggttctatcccttccagtTTAGGGAATTTGACAAATCTGACAATCCTTCAGCTCTTTGAGAATGAAATCTCTGGCTCAATTCCTCCACAGATTGGGAATCTACAGGATCTGGTTCAGTTGACGTTGTTCcaaaacaatctgactggtccaatccctcctgctttaggtagTTTGAGGAACCTTACAGTTTTGAATTTACATGACAACCaagtttctggttcaattccaccaGAAATAGGGAATTTGGTTAATCTGGAGGAGCTTTCCATGTCCAGtaaccttctaacaggttctatcccttccactttagggaacttgtCCATGCTCACTGTTTTTCACCTGTTCGGAAATCAATTATCTAATTCAATACCTCCAGAAATAGGGAATCTAAAGAATCTGGTTGAGCTAGAATTGTATGaaaacaatctgactggtccaATCCCCCCTGTTTTCGGTAATTTGAGCAGCCTTGCACTTTTGTATCTCCGTGACAaccaaatttctggttcaattccccTAGAAATAGGGAATTTGGTTAATCTAGAGGAGCTTTCCATGTCCAGTAAtcttctaacaggttctatcccttccacgtTTGGGAACTTGTCCATGCTCACAAAATTGTATTTATACGAAAATCAGATATCAGGCACAATTCCTGCAGAGTTAGGGAATCTTGAGAATTTGGAGGAGATATCGTTGTACAGtaaccttctaacaggttctatcccttctaGTTTAGGAAACTTGACCAAGCTTACTTTTTTGGCCCTTTTTGATTGTCAATTATCTGGTTCCTTGCCTCAAGAAATGGCAAACATGACAAATCTTTCCAGACTCTATTTGGATGGCAACAACATCTTTGGCAATTTACCTCAGTTATGCCATGGTGGATCTCTTGAAGTATTCTCTGCACCAAGCAACCATTTCACTGGCGTGATTCCGACAAGCTTCAGAAACTGCACTAGCTTAACAAAAGTGCGACTCAATGGGAACCGACTCACGGCGAATGTATCAGAAGCCTTTGGTGTATACCCGCATCTCACGTTCATGGATATCAGTGACAACTTGTTGTTTGGTGAACTCTCACCGAACTGGGGAGAATGCCAAAACTTAACAAAGCTACAATTCTCCGGGAACATGATCACCGGTAGAATTCCTCACGAGATTGGGCAGCTGGTGCAGCTAGGAGTGCTTGGTCTTTCTTCGAACCATCTAGTAGGAGAGATTCCAAAGGAATTTGGGAGGCTGACTTCTTTGTTCCAATTGACTTTAAATGATAACCAGCTCTCTGGTCAGGTACCACATGAGATTGGAAACCTATCCAATTTGGAGGTTCTTGACTTGTCAATGAATCATTTAAGTGGGCCAATACCACCTCAATTAGGGGATTGCTCCAAACTCCAGGCTTTGAATTTGAGCAAAAATGTTTTCAATGGAAGCATTCCTTTTCAGATCGGCAATCTAGTATACCTACAGGTCTTACTAGATCTAAGTCATAACTCCCTGAATGGAGAGATATCCCCACAACTTGGGAAGTTGATTCGGCTCGAAAAGTTAAACCTCTCCCACAACATGCTGTCAGGTTCCATTCCACCTTCTTTTGAAGAGATGTTGAGCTTGcaatccattgatttttcatacaatgctTTGGAAGGTCGTCTTCCCAACAACAAAGCCTTTCAGAAAGCTCCAGAAGAggcatttataaaaaataaaggcTTATGTGGCGAAGTGAAAGGTTTGCGGCCTTGTAATGCCTCTTTAACAAGTGATGGCGATGCAAAGAAAGGTCACAGAGTCGTGATCATCATTATTCTTCCTGTCCTGGGGGCTTTGCTTCTTTCATCTTTAATCGCTGGCATTTCTTTCATTTATTatcaaaaaagaagaaatataaagaaaGAGGTTCTCGAAAGGAGCAGCAaaaatccattttcaatatggaattatgatggaATTGCTGTGTTTGAAGACATTATAGAAGTGACAGAGGGTTTTGATGATAAATATTGCATTGGAATTGGAGGGTATGGAAAAGTTTACAAGGCAAATCTACCAATGGGTCACGTTGTGGCTGTGAAGAAACTTCACCCACTTGAAGGCGGGGATCCATCtgatcaaagaagttttagaaatgagatacaagcaTTAACAGAAATCCGCCATCGTAATATTGTGAAGCTTTTTGGCTTCTGTTCCCATGCTCGATGCTCATTTCTAGTCTACGAGTATATGGAAAGGGGAAGCTTGGCCAGCATCCTAAGCAATGATGAAAGAGCTGCAGAGTTGGACTGGACTCTAAGAGTGAAGGTTATTAAAGGTGTGGCTCATGCTTTATCTTATATGCATCATGATTGTACCTTGCCGATTGTCCACCGAGACCTATCAAGCAACAACGTTCTGTTGAATTTAGAGCTTGAGGCTAGTGTCTCTGACTTTGGCACTGCACGATTGCTGATACCCGATTCATCTAATTGGACCATGCTCGCAGGCACTTGTGGTTACATCGCTCCCG AGCTTGCATATACAATGAGGGTGACTGAAAAATGCGATGTATATAGCTTTGGTGTTGTGGCACTTGAAGTGATGATGGGAAGGCATCCTGGGGAGCTCATCTCCTCTTTGTCATCATCAACTAGACAAGATACACCACTAAAGGATATGTTGGACCAACGTCTCTCAGTTCCGATGTCTGATGTTGCACAGGAAGTTGTATTTGTGGTGTCCATGGCACTATCTTGCATTCATCCGGATCCAGACTCTCGGCCGACTATGCACCACGTGGCTCAGGAGCTAACTGTTGGTAGGCCATCTATCTCTCTAGAGCCATTCAATGTACTTACATTACGTCAACTGATGGATCTTAAGCTATAA